Proteins from a genomic interval of Xanthomonas sp. AM6:
- a CDS encoding efflux transporter outer membrane subunit has product MSRPSLTRAALALACVGALASCASMAPSYARPDAPVPASFADSGTGSGGEGDVADVAMLDWRQVFLDPRLQQTIAQALDNNRDLRVAVLNIDKARAQYRIQRADLFPSVSVTGSESAARGSASTSASGRSDVSRSYGAEVGVSSWELDLFGRIRSLKNEALETYLATAQTQRSTRMSLVAEVAADWLTVAADQQRLALAQQTLDSQRRTLQLTELQHQQGIVSGLDLAQVQTSVESARADVASYTTQLATSRNALDLVVGAPVSAEALPQAVALEAGVALAPLPATLPSRVLLQRPDVLYAEHTLKSANADIGAARAAFFPTISLTASTGRSSDALSSLFDAGNRTWSFVPSISVPIFRAGALKAELDVAKITRDVGVAEYEQAIQTAFGEVADALATRAQLDERMDAQRALVAATQRSYTLADARYRNGVDSYLDALDAQRSLYTAQQNLITLRLTEASNRVTLYKVLGGGADAQSGAPVADAGP; this is encoded by the coding sequence ATGAGCCGTCCGTCCCTGACCCGCGCGGCGCTGGCCCTGGCCTGCGTCGGCGCATTGGCCAGCTGCGCCAGCATGGCGCCGAGCTACGCCCGCCCCGACGCGCCGGTGCCGGCCTCGTTCGCCGACAGCGGCACCGGCAGCGGCGGCGAAGGCGACGTTGCCGACGTGGCCATGCTGGACTGGCGCCAGGTGTTCCTGGACCCGCGCCTGCAGCAGACGATCGCGCAAGCGCTGGACAACAACCGCGACCTGCGCGTGGCCGTGCTCAACATTGACAAGGCGCGCGCGCAGTACCGCATCCAGCGCGCGGACCTGTTCCCGTCGGTGAGCGTCACCGGCAGCGAGAGCGCGGCGCGCGGCAGCGCATCGACCAGCGCCAGCGGGCGCTCGGACGTGAGCCGCAGCTATGGCGCCGAGGTCGGCGTCAGCAGCTGGGAACTGGACCTGTTCGGGCGCATCCGCAGCCTCAAGAACGAAGCGCTGGAGACCTATCTGGCCACCGCACAGACCCAGCGCAGCACGCGCATGAGCCTGGTCGCCGAGGTCGCGGCCGACTGGCTGACCGTGGCCGCCGACCAGCAGCGCCTGGCGCTGGCGCAGCAGACCCTGGATAGCCAGCGCCGCACCCTGCAGCTCACCGAACTGCAGCATCAGCAGGGCATCGTCTCCGGGCTGGACCTGGCGCAGGTGCAGACCAGCGTGGAAAGCGCGCGGGCCGACGTCGCCAGCTACACCACACAGCTGGCCACCTCACGCAACGCGCTGGACCTGGTGGTCGGCGCACCGGTGAGCGCGGAGGCGTTGCCGCAGGCGGTCGCGCTGGAAGCCGGCGTGGCGCTGGCGCCGCTGCCGGCCACGCTGCCGTCGCGCGTGCTGCTGCAGCGTCCAGACGTGCTGTACGCCGAGCACACGCTGAAGTCGGCCAATGCCGACATCGGCGCGGCGCGCGCGGCGTTCTTCCCGACCATCTCGCTGACCGCCTCGACCGGGCGCAGCAGCGACGCGCTGTCCAGCCTGTTCGATGCCGGCAATCGCACCTGGTCGTTCGTGCCCAGCATTAGCGTGCCGATCTTCCGCGCCGGCGCGCTCAAGGCCGAGCTGGACGTGGCCAAGATCACCCGCGACGTCGGCGTCGCCGAGTACGAGCAGGCCATCCAGACCGCTTTCGGCGAAGTGGCCGATGCGCTGGCCACGCGTGCGCAGCTGGACGAGCGCATGGATGCGCAACGCGCCCTGGTCGCGGCCACGCAGCGCAGCTACACGCTGGCCGACGCCCGCTACCGCAACGGCGTGGACAGCTATCTGGACGCGCTGGACGCGCAGCGCTCGCTGTACACCGCGCAGCAGAACCTGATCACCCTGCGCCTGACCGAGGCCAGCAACCGCGTCACCCTGTACAAGGTGCTCGGCGGCGGCGCCGACGCGCAGAGCGGAGCGCCGGTGGCCGACGCGGGTCCTTAG
- a CDS encoding efflux RND transporter permease subunit yields MARFFIDRPIFAWVIAIVITLAGAISILSLPLEQYPDIAPPSVSVSATYTGASAETVQNSVTQILEQQMTGLDNLLYMSSSSSSAGSASITLTFDSGTDPDTAQVQVQNKVSQGEAMLPDAVKSNGVTVTKSASGSMFMVLAFTSEDGSMDSTDIGDYMVSTLQDPISRLNGIGGVNVFGSEYSMRVWLDPEKLRTYALMPSDVSNAISAQNADVSSGALGALPSVQGQQLNATVTSRSKLRTPAQFEAIVLKSQSDGATVYLRDVARVELGSESYSSSSKYNGKSASGMGLQLATGANALDAAKAVEAKLDQLKPYFPAGLKYQVAYDTTPFVRISIEEVVKTLLEAIVLVVLVMYLFLQNWRATLVPVIAVPVVLLGTFGVLALLGFSINTLTMFAMVLAIGLLVDDAIVVVENVERLMSEEGMSPKQATYVSMGQITGALVGIALVLTAVFLPMAFFGGATGEIYRQFSVTIAAAMLLSLLVALTLSPALCATLLKPIEQGGHVSRKGLLGRFFGWFNDRFDRGADGYGRGVGKLIGRRKLGSLVYLALLAAMALLFWRLPSSFLPEEDQGMLMVMFSTPAGATQQRTQQSIDQATQFILKQPEVEGIMTISGFSLAGSSQNSGMGFIRLKDWAERDASAADVANRITGAMMSALPDAQVFALSPPAINGLGSSSGFTLQLQDVAGKGHDALVAARQTLLQLANADQSLSAVRFNGLDDAPTYRVQIDDAKAGTLGLAASDINTTLATVMGGSYVNDFLNNNRVKRVYVQGEASARMLPGDIGRWYVRNGSDAMVPFSAFSSSAWAYAPQVLNRFNGTESMEITGNAASGVSSGDAMNGIAGLVGKVGKDVGYAWSGMSYQEQAAGAQTWMLYAVSLVFVFLCLAALYESWSIPISVMLAVPVGIVGALLATWLRGLSNDIYFQVGLLATMGLAAKNGILIVEFAKELEEKGQPLIEATLHAARLRLRPILMTSLAFMLGVLPMVVSSGAGSGGRHSLGTGVLGGTLVSTVLGIFFVPLFYVIVRSLFPGKRAEPELARREEATP; encoded by the coding sequence ATGGCCCGTTTCTTCATCGACCGTCCGATCTTCGCCTGGGTCATCGCGATCGTCATCACCCTGGCCGGCGCGATCTCGATCCTGTCGCTGCCGCTGGAGCAGTATCCGGACATCGCGCCGCCCTCGGTCAGCGTCAGCGCCACCTATACCGGCGCCTCGGCCGAGACCGTGCAGAACTCGGTGACGCAGATCCTCGAGCAGCAGATGACCGGCCTGGACAACCTGCTGTACATGTCCTCCAGCAGCAGCTCCGCCGGCAGCGCCTCGATCACCCTGACCTTCGATTCCGGCACCGATCCGGACACCGCCCAGGTGCAGGTGCAGAACAAGGTCTCGCAGGGCGAGGCGATGCTGCCGGACGCGGTCAAGAGCAATGGCGTGACCGTCACCAAGTCGGCCAGCGGCAGCATGTTCATGGTGCTGGCCTTCACCTCCGAAGACGGCAGCATGGACAGCACCGACATCGGCGACTACATGGTGTCCACGCTGCAGGACCCGATCAGCCGGCTCAACGGCATCGGCGGGGTCAACGTGTTCGGGTCCGAATACTCGATGCGGGTGTGGCTGGACCCGGAGAAGCTGCGCACCTATGCGCTGATGCCCTCGGACGTGAGCAACGCGATCTCGGCGCAGAACGCCGACGTCTCCTCCGGCGCGCTGGGCGCGCTGCCGTCGGTGCAGGGCCAGCAGCTCAACGCCACGGTCACCTCGCGCAGCAAGCTCAGGACGCCGGCGCAGTTCGAGGCGATCGTGCTGAAGTCGCAGAGCGACGGCGCCACCGTGTACCTGCGCGATGTGGCGCGGGTCGAACTGGGCTCCGAATCGTATTCCTCCAGTTCCAAGTACAACGGCAAGTCCGCTTCGGGCATGGGCCTGCAGCTGGCCACCGGCGCCAACGCGCTGGATGCGGCCAAGGCGGTGGAGGCCAAGCTCGATCAGCTCAAGCCGTATTTTCCGGCCGGGCTCAAGTATCAGGTCGCCTACGACACCACGCCGTTCGTGCGCATCTCCATCGAGGAAGTGGTCAAGACCCTGCTCGAGGCGATCGTGCTGGTGGTGCTGGTGATGTACCTGTTCCTGCAGAACTGGCGCGCCACGCTGGTGCCGGTGATCGCGGTGCCGGTGGTGTTGCTTGGCACCTTCGGCGTGCTGGCGCTGCTGGGCTTCTCGATCAACACGCTGACCATGTTCGCGATGGTGCTGGCGATCGGCCTGCTGGTGGACGATGCGATCGTGGTGGTGGAGAACGTCGAGCGCCTGATGAGCGAGGAGGGCATGTCGCCGAAGCAGGCCACCTACGTGTCGATGGGCCAGATCACCGGCGCGCTGGTCGGCATCGCCCTGGTGCTGACCGCGGTGTTCCTGCCGATGGCGTTCTTCGGCGGCGCCACCGGCGAGATCTACCGGCAGTTCTCGGTGACCATCGCCGCGGCGATGCTGCTGTCGCTGCTGGTCGCGCTGACCCTGAGCCCGGCGTTGTGCGCCACCTTGCTCAAGCCGATCGAGCAGGGCGGCCACGTCTCGCGCAAGGGCCTGCTGGGGCGCTTCTTCGGCTGGTTCAACGACCGTTTCGACCGCGGCGCCGACGGCTACGGCCGCGGCGTGGGCAAGCTCATCGGTCGCCGCAAACTCGGCTCGCTGGTCTACCTGGCGCTGCTCGCGGCGATGGCGCTGCTGTTCTGGCGCCTGCCCAGTTCGTTCCTGCCCGAGGAGGACCAGGGCATGCTGATGGTGATGTTCAGCACGCCGGCCGGCGCCACCCAGCAGCGCACCCAGCAGTCGATCGACCAGGCCACGCAGTTCATCCTCAAGCAGCCGGAAGTGGAAGGGATAATGACCATTTCCGGCTTCAGCCTGGCCGGCAGCAGCCAGAACTCGGGCATGGGCTTCATCCGCCTGAAGGACTGGGCCGAGCGCGACGCGTCTGCAGCGGACGTCGCCAACCGCATCACCGGCGCGATGATGAGCGCGTTGCCCGACGCGCAGGTGTTCGCGCTGTCGCCGCCGGCGATCAACGGCCTGGGCTCCAGTTCCGGTTTCACCCTGCAATTGCAGGACGTGGCCGGCAAGGGTCACGACGCGCTGGTCGCCGCGCGGCAGACACTGCTGCAACTGGCCAATGCCGACCAGAGCCTGAGCGCGGTGCGTTTCAACGGCCTGGACGATGCGCCGACCTACCGCGTGCAGATCGACGACGCCAAGGCCGGCACGCTCGGCCTGGCCGCCTCCGACATCAACACCACGCTGGCCACGGTGATGGGCGGCAGCTACGTCAACGACTTCCTCAACAACAACCGGGTCAAGCGCGTCTATGTGCAGGGCGAAGCCTCCGCGCGCATGTTGCCCGGCGACATCGGCCGGTGGTACGTGCGCAACGGCAGCGATGCGATGGTGCCGTTCTCGGCGTTCTCCAGCAGCGCGTGGGCCTATGCGCCGCAGGTGCTGAACCGCTTCAACGGCACCGAGTCGATGGAGATCACCGGCAACGCCGCCAGCGGCGTCAGTTCCGGCGACGCGATGAACGGCATCGCCGGGCTGGTCGGGAAAGTGGGCAAGGATGTCGGTTACGCCTGGTCGGGCATGTCCTACCAGGAGCAGGCCGCTGGCGCGCAGACCTGGATGCTGTACGCGGTGTCGCTGGTGTTCGTGTTCCTGTGCCTGGCCGCGCTGTACGAGAGCTGGTCGATCCCGATCTCGGTGATGCTGGCGGTGCCGGTGGGCATCGTCGGCGCCTTGCTGGCGACGTGGCTGCGCGGGCTGTCCAATGACATCTACTTCCAGGTCGGCCTGCTGGCGACGATGGGCCTGGCGGCCAAGAACGGCATCCTGATCGTCGAGTTCGCTAAGGAACTGGAGGAAAAGGGCCAGCCGCTGATCGAGGCCACCCTGCATGCCGCGCGCCTGCGCCTGCGCCCGATCCTGATGACTTCGTTGGCGTTCATGCTCGGCGTGCTGCCGATGGTGGTCAGCAGCGGCGCCGGTTCGGGCGGGCGCCATTCGCTGGGCACCGGCGTGCTCGGCGGCACCCTGGTCTCGACCGTGCTCGGCATCTTCTTCGTGCCGCTGTTCTACGTGATCGTGCGCAGCCTGTTCCCCGGCAAGCGGGCCGAACCGGAACTGGCGCGCCGCGAGGAGGCAACCCCATGA
- a CDS encoding efflux RND transporter periplasmic adaptor subunit, whose product MLPVVARRFPVSSSRWLLAAAIAAAVAACSSEQPPPQQQAQIGVETVRAQRLAMDQTLAGRTVAYMSSQVRPQVGGILRKRLFTEGQDVKAGQVLYEIDPATYQAAYDSAKGDLAQAEAAVQSARPKAQRYRTLVALDAVSKQDGDDALATLRSNEAAVVAAKAALQTARINLDYTRITAPIGGRIGTSSYTPGALVSAGQSDVLATINQLDPMYVDVTQSSAQLLQLRRQLDAGRLKAVDGKAEVKLQLEDGSTYARSGTLEVVDAAVDTATGTVKLRAVVPNPDRLLLPGMYVKAVLSTAVDEQAILVAQQAISRNSKGEAVAMVVGSDNKVAQRVLTTGDAIGDKWVVRDGLKVGDKVIVQGLQKVAVGAQVKAVEVTANAAAAKAPAGTQGAAAAAPQAN is encoded by the coding sequence ATGCTGCCCGTCGTCGCCCGTCGCTTCCCCGTTTCGTCCTCGCGCTGGCTGTTGGCCGCCGCCATCGCCGCGGCCGTGGCCGCGTGTTCTTCCGAGCAACCGCCGCCGCAGCAGCAGGCGCAGATCGGCGTGGAGACGGTGCGGGCGCAGCGGCTGGCCATGGACCAGACCCTGGCCGGACGCACCGTGGCGTACATGAGTTCGCAGGTGCGCCCGCAGGTCGGCGGCATCCTGCGCAAGCGGCTGTTCACCGAGGGCCAGGACGTCAAGGCCGGCCAGGTGCTGTACGAGATCGATCCGGCCACCTACCAGGCGGCGTACGACAGCGCCAAGGGCGATCTGGCGCAGGCCGAGGCGGCGGTGCAGTCGGCCAGGCCGAAGGCGCAGCGCTATCGCACCCTGGTCGCGCTGGACGCGGTCAGCAAGCAGGACGGCGACGATGCGCTAGCCACGCTGCGCTCGAACGAGGCAGCGGTGGTGGCGGCCAAGGCGGCGCTGCAGACCGCGCGCATCAATCTGGACTACACCCGCATCACCGCGCCGATCGGCGGCCGCATCGGCACCTCCAGCTACACGCCCGGCGCGCTGGTCAGCGCCGGCCAGAGCGACGTGCTGGCCACCATCAACCAGCTCGATCCGATGTACGTGGACGTGACCCAGTCCAGCGCGCAGCTGCTGCAGCTGCGCCGCCAGCTCGACGCCGGCCGGCTCAAGGCGGTGGACGGCAAGGCCGAAGTGAAACTGCAGCTGGAGGACGGCAGCACCTATGCGCGCAGCGGCACGCTGGAAGTGGTCGATGCCGCGGTCGATACTGCTACCGGCACGGTCAAGCTGCGCGCGGTGGTGCCCAACCCCGATCGCCTGCTGCTGCCGGGTATGTACGTCAAGGCGGTGCTGTCGACGGCGGTGGACGAGCAGGCGATCCTGGTGGCGCAGCAGGCGATCAGCCGCAACAGCAAGGGCGAGGCGGTGGCGATGGTGGTCGGCAGCGACAACAAGGTCGCGCAGCGCGTGCTGACCACCGGCGATGCGATCGGCGACAAGTGGGTGGTGCGCGACGGGTTGAAGGTCGGCGACAAGGTCATCGTGCAGGGCCTGCAGAAGGTCGCGGTGGGTGCCCAGGTCAAGGCGGTGGAAGTGACCGCGAATGCCGCCGCCGCCAAGGCGCCTGCGGGCACGCAAGGCGCCGCTGCCGCTGCGCCGCAGGCCAACTGA
- the baeS gene encoding sensor histidine kinase efflux regulator BaeS: MKLGITAKLFLAILAACVAVLLVNGVAVQIFLKRQFLDYLNDQGVERMLETLPRVSAEYARHGNWDFVRDNPDAWFVLMRPERGGGLPRRPPPISDQTGAVFRFAVLDKDYKSVIGNPDVGRDDILRPIVVDGRTVGWMAMLPFQKVLAAEDARFYQAQQRAWWTIGSASLLVAALLGWLLSRALLRRMRGLTGATHRLAAGDYATRIDTGARDEFGQLARDFNLLAQALEHNERARREFMADISHELRTPLAVLRAELEALQDGIRPMTPASLTSLHQQIGQLGKLIEDLYDVSLTDVGALAYRRAPVDLALILATVLAGARARFAAAQLQLQVQIVGSPLQVDGDERRLQQLLGNLLENTLRYTDAGGQVQVHCMRHDAVLELQIEDSAPGVDADKRARLFERFYRAEASRNRASGGSGLGLAICRNIAEAHGGSIVAEASALGGLRVVLRLPALAA; encoded by the coding sequence ATGAAACTGGGCATCACCGCCAAGCTGTTCCTCGCCATCCTCGCCGCGTGCGTGGCGGTGCTGCTGGTCAACGGCGTGGCCGTGCAGATCTTCCTCAAGCGCCAGTTCCTGGATTACCTCAACGACCAGGGCGTGGAACGCATGCTGGAGACGCTGCCGCGGGTCAGCGCCGAGTACGCGCGGCACGGCAACTGGGACTTCGTGCGCGACAACCCCGACGCCTGGTTCGTGCTGATGCGCCCGGAACGCGGCGGCGGCCTGCCGCGCCGCCCGCCGCCGATCTCCGACCAGACCGGCGCCGTGTTCCGCTTCGCCGTGCTCGACAAGGACTACAAGTCGGTGATCGGCAATCCCGACGTCGGCCGCGACGACATCCTGCGCCCGATCGTGGTCGACGGCCGTACCGTCGGCTGGATGGCGATGTTGCCGTTCCAGAAGGTGCTGGCGGCCGAAGACGCGCGCTTCTACCAGGCACAGCAACGCGCATGGTGGACGATCGGCAGCGCCTCGCTGCTGGTCGCCGCGCTGCTCGGCTGGCTGCTGTCGCGCGCCTTGCTGCGGCGCATGCGCGGCCTCACCGGCGCCACCCATCGCCTGGCTGCCGGCGATTACGCCACCCGCATCGACACCGGCGCGCGCGACGAATTCGGCCAGCTTGCGCGCGACTTCAACCTGCTGGCGCAGGCGCTGGAGCACAACGAACGCGCGCGGCGCGAGTTCATGGCCGACATCTCGCACGAGCTGCGCACACCGTTGGCGGTGCTGCGCGCCGAACTGGAAGCGCTGCAGGACGGCATCCGGCCGATGACGCCGGCGTCGCTGACCTCGCTGCACCAGCAAATCGGCCAGCTCGGCAAGCTGATCGAGGACCTGTACGACGTCTCCCTGACCGACGTCGGCGCGCTCGCCTACCGGCGCGCGCCGGTCGACCTGGCGCTGATCCTGGCCACCGTGCTGGCCGGCGCGCGCGCGCGCTTCGCCGCCGCGCAATTGCAGTTGCAGGTGCAGATTGTCGGCAGCCCGCTGCAGGTGGATGGCGACGAGCGCCGATTGCAGCAACTGCTCGGCAACCTGCTGGAGAACACGCTGCGCTACACCGATGCCGGCGGCCAGGTACAGGTGCACTGCATGCGTCACGACGCGGTGCTGGAACTGCAAATCGAGGACAGCGCGCCGGGCGTGGACGCGGACAAGCGCGCACGCCTGTTCGAACGCTTCTACCGCGCCGAGGCCTCGCGCAACCGCGCCAGCGGGGGCAGCGGCCTGGGCCTGGCGATCTGCCGCAACATCGCCGAGGCGCATGGCGGCTCGATTGTCGCCGAAGCCTCCGCGCTCGGCGGGCTGCGCGTGGTGCTGCGCTTGCCGGCGTTGGCGGCATGA
- a CDS encoding response regulator produces MNGLAPIGHVLIVEDEPRLAAVMSEYLHVAGYSHDWIADGAQALGAFRAQKPDLVLLDLMLPNRDGLEICRELRKESAVPVIMVTARVEEIDRLLGLEIGADDYICKPFSPREVVARVQAVLRRHRHDPNDAPAPGLRIDADACRASVHGRDLDLTQVEFRLLRTLATTPGRVYSREQLMDRLYADHRIVTDRTVDSHVKNLRRKLADVGGEEWVRSVYGAGYRFEP; encoded by the coding sequence ATGAACGGCCTCGCCCCGATCGGCCACGTGCTGATCGTCGAGGACGAGCCGCGCTTGGCCGCGGTGATGAGCGAATACCTGCATGTGGCCGGCTATTCGCATGACTGGATCGCCGATGGCGCGCAGGCGCTGGGCGCGTTCCGCGCGCAGAAGCCGGACCTGGTGCTGCTAGACCTGATGCTGCCCAACCGCGATGGCCTGGAGATCTGCCGCGAACTGCGCAAGGAGAGCGCGGTGCCGGTGATCATGGTCACCGCGCGGGTGGAGGAGATCGACCGCCTGCTCGGCCTGGAGATCGGCGCCGACGACTACATCTGCAAGCCGTTCAGCCCGCGCGAGGTGGTGGCGCGGGTACAGGCGGTGCTTCGCCGCCATCGCCACGACCCCAACGACGCGCCGGCGCCGGGCCTGCGCATCGACGCCGACGCCTGCCGTGCCAGCGTGCACGGCCGCGACCTGGACCTGACCCAGGTCGAGTTCCGCCTGCTGCGCACCCTCGCCACCACCCCGGGCCGCGTGTACTCGCGCGAACAACTGATGGACCGGCTCTACGCCGACCACCGCATCGTCACCGACCGCACCGTCGACAGCCACGTCAAGAACCTGCGCCGGAAGCTCGCCGACGTTGGCGGCGAGGAGTGGGTGCGCTCGGTGTACGGCGCCGGCTACCGTTTCGAGCCCTGA
- the purU gene encoding formyltetrahydrofolate deformylase, with protein sequence MRPDYILTLSCPDRTGIVYRVSGLLFEHGCNILDAQQFGDEESGRFFLRVHFDVPADGIVAAVKVQLGPLAADYAMDWQLHDARRRARLLVLVSKQGHCLNDLLFRAHSRQLRVDIAAVASNHDDFAALARSYDVPFHHLPVSAANRDAQEAQLLALVERERIDLVVLARYMQILSPALCAALAGRAINIHHSFLPSFKGAQPYHQAHARGVKIIGATAHYVTGDLDEGPIIEQDVARVDHAMTPRELVRLGSDTESQVLARAVRRHVEHRILLNGHRTVVFR encoded by the coding sequence ATGCGCCCCGACTACATCCTGACCCTGTCCTGCCCGGACCGTACCGGCATCGTCTATCGTGTCAGCGGCCTGCTGTTCGAGCACGGTTGCAACATCCTCGATGCGCAGCAGTTCGGCGACGAGGAGAGCGGCCGCTTCTTCCTGCGCGTGCACTTCGACGTGCCGGCCGACGGCATCGTCGCCGCGGTGAAGGTGCAGCTGGGGCCGCTTGCCGCCGACTACGCGATGGACTGGCAGCTGCACGATGCGCGGCGCCGCGCGCGGCTGCTGGTGCTGGTCAGCAAGCAGGGCCATTGCCTCAACGATCTGCTGTTCCGCGCGCACAGCCGGCAGCTGCGCGTGGACATCGCCGCAGTGGCGTCCAACCACGACGATTTCGCCGCGCTGGCGCGCTCCTACGACGTGCCGTTCCACCACCTGCCGGTCAGCGCCGCCAACCGCGATGCGCAGGAAGCGCAGCTGCTGGCGCTGGTGGAGCGCGAACGCATCGACCTGGTGGTGCTGGCGCGCTACATGCAGATCCTCTCGCCGGCGCTGTGCGCGGCGCTGGCCGGGCGCGCGATCAACATCCACCACAGCTTTCTGCCCAGCTTCAAGGGCGCGCAGCCGTACCACCAGGCGCACGCGCGCGGGGTCAAGATCATCGGCGCCACCGCGCACTACGTCACCGGCGACCTCGACGAAGGCCCGATCATCGAACAGGACGTGGCCCGCGTGGACCACGCGATGACTCCGCGCGAACTGGTGCGCCTGGGCAGCGACACCGAATCGCAGGTGCTGGCGCGTGCGGTCCGCCGCCACGTCGAGCATCGCATCCTGCTCAATGGGCATCGGACGGTCGTGTTTCGCTGA
- a CDS encoding XVIPCD domain-containing protein, with protein MTPIQPPRAVAREAALGPEHPDHPDHLLYAQIREGVHALDAACGRAPDAISERMVARLLPLAKEYGFDQVDHVVLSRELGEVEQGENVFLVRGDLDDPAHLRAHITTHEAVGMSVEDSLARLEKVNRRLALRLRPE; from the coding sequence ATGACGCCCATCCAGCCGCCGCGCGCCGTGGCGCGCGAAGCCGCGCTCGGTCCCGAGCATCCGGACCACCCGGACCACCTGCTGTACGCGCAGATCCGCGAAGGCGTGCACGCGCTGGATGCCGCCTGCGGCCGCGCGCCGGATGCGATCAGCGAGCGCATGGTGGCGCGGCTGCTGCCGCTGGCCAAGGAATACGGCTTCGACCAGGTCGATCACGTGGTGCTGAGCCGCGAGCTGGGCGAAGTGGAGCAGGGCGAGAACGTGTTCCTGGTGCGCGGCGACCTGGACGATCCGGCGCACCTGCGCGCGCACATCACCACCCATGAAGCGGTCGGCATGTCGGTGGAAGATTCGCTGGCGCGGCTGGAGAAGGTCAACCGGCGCCTGGCGCTGCGGTTGCGGCCGGAGTGA
- a CDS encoding NAD(P)-dependent oxidoreductase translates to MSIGFLGLGTMGQPIAHNLLRAGHALTVWNRSAAAAQPLLEAGAQVAAQPADAVRGQVLFSMLADDAAVRETLLDRGALEALPAGSVHVNMATISVALARELGALHAERGVAYLAVPVLGRSDVAAAGQLNLLAAGDAAALARVQPLLDVIGRKTWYFGDAPEQANAVKLAANLCLASAIGTMAEASALVRGHGVDAADFLGMLGNTLFAAPAYQSYGGMIAQQRYSPAGFKTTLGLKDVRLALSAGETRHVPMPLAAVLRDQFIDAIAHGDGELDWSALAKVAARRAGQA, encoded by the coding sequence ATGAGCATCGGCTTTCTCGGCCTGGGCACGATGGGCCAACCGATCGCGCACAACCTGCTGCGCGCCGGGCATGCGCTGACCGTGTGGAACCGCAGCGCCGCCGCGGCGCAGCCGCTGCTCGAGGCCGGCGCGCAGGTGGCCGCGCAGCCGGCCGATGCGGTGCGCGGCCAGGTGCTGTTCTCGATGCTGGCCGACGACGCGGCGGTGCGTGAGACCCTGCTCGACCGCGGCGCGCTGGAGGCGCTCCCCGCCGGCAGCGTGCACGTCAACATGGCCACGATCTCGGTGGCGCTGGCGCGCGAACTGGGCGCCCTGCATGCCGAGCGCGGCGTGGCCTACCTGGCCGTCCCGGTCCTGGGCCGCAGCGACGTCGCCGCCGCCGGCCAGCTCAACCTGCTCGCCGCCGGCGACGCCGCCGCGCTGGCGCGGGTGCAGCCGCTGCTCGACGTGATCGGGCGCAAGACCTGGTATTTCGGCGACGCGCCGGAGCAGGCCAACGCGGTCAAGCTGGCGGCCAACCTGTGCCTGGCCAGCGCGATCGGCACCATGGCCGAAGCCTCGGCGCTGGTGCGCGGGCACGGCGTGGACGCGGCCGATTTCCTGGGCATGCTCGGCAACACCCTGTTCGCCGCACCGGCCTACCAGAGCTACGGCGGCATGATCGCGCAGCAGCGCTACAGCCCGGCCGGCTTCAAGACCACGCTGGGGCTGAAGGACGTGCGCCTGGCCCTGAGCGCCGGCGAAACCCGGCACGTGCCGATGCCGCTGGCCGCGGTGCTGCGCGACCAGTTCATCGACGCGATCGCGCACGGCGACGGCGAACTGGACTGGTCGGCGCTGGCCAAGGTCGCCGCACGCCGCGCCGGGCAGGCCTGA